Proteins encoded by one window of Blautia faecicola:
- a CDS encoding glutamine--tRNA ligase/YqeY domain fusion protein: MEKEVVSKNFIEQIIEKDLAEGKYETICTRFPPEPNGYLHIGHAKSILLNYGLSQEYNGKFNLRFDDTNPTKEKIEFVESIKADVKWLGADWEDRLFFASNYFDQMYEAAIKLIKKGKAFVCDLTAEQIREYRGTLTEPGKNSPYRDRSVEENLDLFERMKNGEFEDGTKVLRAKIDMASPNINMRDPVIYRVAHMTHHNTGDKWCIYPMYDFAHPIEDAIEGVTHSICTLEFEDHRPLYDWVVRELEYPYPPKQIEFAKLYLTNVVTGKRYIKRLVEEGIVDGWDDPRLVSIAALRRRGFTPESIKMFVELCGVSKANSSVDYAMLEYCIREDLKLKRSRVMAILDPVKLIIDNYPEGQIEELEAPNNMENETLGTRKVPFGKELYIEREDFMVEPPKKYKRLYPGNEVRLMNAYFVTCVGYDTDEEGNVTAVHCTYDPASKGGNSPDGRKVKGTIHWVSAQDNVQAEVRLYENIIDEEKGVYNEDGSLNLNPNSLTVLKNCYVEKSLKDAKAYDSFQFVRNGFFCVDAKDSKEDALVFNRIVSLKSSFKLPK; encoded by the coding sequence ATGGAAAAAGAAGTAGTTTCCAAGAACTTTATTGAACAGATTATAGAAAAGGACCTGGCAGAGGGAAAATACGAGACAATCTGCACCCGTTTCCCTCCGGAACCGAACGGATACCTGCATATCGGACATGCAAAATCCATTCTGTTAAACTATGGTCTTTCTCAGGAATATAACGGAAAATTCAACCTGCGTTTCGACGATACCAACCCGACCAAAGAAAAAATCGAGTTTGTAGAGTCCATCAAAGCAGATGTAAAATGGCTGGGAGCTGACTGGGAAGACCGCCTGTTCTTCGCATCCAACTATTTTGACCAGATGTATGAAGCAGCCATCAAGCTGATCAAAAAAGGAAAAGCATTTGTCTGTGACCTGACAGCAGAGCAGATCCGCGAGTACCGCGGAACCCTGACAGAGCCAGGAAAGAACAGCCCGTACCGTGACAGAAGCGTGGAAGAGAACCTGGATCTGTTTGAACGGATGAAAAACGGTGAGTTCGAGGACGGAACGAAAGTTCTGCGTGCCAAGATCGATATGGCATCTCCGAACATCAATATGAGAGATCCGGTTATCTACCGTGTGGCACATATGACACACCACAACACCGGAGACAAATGGTGCATCTACCCAATGTACGATTTCGCACATCCGATCGAGGATGCAATTGAGGGAGTTACTCATTCTATCTGTACGCTGGAATTTGAAGATCACCGTCCGTTATACGACTGGGTGGTAAGAGAACTGGAATATCCATATCCGCCGAAACAGATCGAATTCGCAAAACTGTACCTGACCAATGTGGTAACCGGAAAACGTTACATCAAACGTCTGGTAGAAGAAGGCATCGTAGACGGATGGGATGATCCGCGTCTGGTATCTATCGCCGCTCTGAGAAGAAGAGGATTTACACCGGAATCCATCAAGATGTTTGTGGAACTGTGTGGTGTGTCCAAGGCAAACAGCTCCGTAGATTATGCGATGCTGGAGTATTGTATCCGTGAAGATCTGAAATTGAAACGTTCCCGTGTAATGGCGATCCTGGATCCGGTAAAACTGATCATCGACAACTATCCGGAAGGTCAGATCGAAGAGCTGGAAGCTCCGAACAACATGGAAAACGAAACTCTGGGGACCAGAAAAGTACCATTTGGCAAAGAACTGTATATCGAGAGAGAAGACTTTATGGTAGAACCTCCGAAAAAATACAAACGTCTGTACCCAGGCAACGAAGTACGTCTGATGAACGCATACTTTGTAACCTGCGTCGGCTACGATACCGATGAAGAGGGCAACGTAACAGCCGTTCACTGTACTTACGATCCGGCTTCCAAGGGAGGCAATTCTCCGGACGGAAGAAAAGTAAAAGGAACCATTCACTGGGTAAGCGCCCAGGATAACGTACAGGCAGAGGTTCGTCTGTATGAAAATATCATTGATGAAGAAAAAGGGGTATACAACGAAGACGGTTCCCTGAACCTGAACCCGAACTCCCTGACCGTTCTGAAAAACTGCTATGTAGAGAAGAGCCTGAAAGATGCCAAAGCATACGACAGCTTCCAGTTCGTAAGAAACGGATTCTTCTGTGTAGATGCGAAAGATTCCAAAGAAGACGCACTGGTATTCAACCGGATCGTTTCTCTGAAGAGTTCATTCAAACTGCCGAAATAG
- a CDS encoding aminopeptidase, with the protein MRQYHETEKNEIQKLAKMYREFLDAGKTERECSSNICRIAKENGFENLEDVIREGKQLKAGDKIYAENMKKSVIMMEIGTDDIENGMLLIGSHIDSPRLDIKQNPLYENGGMAYLDTHYYGGIKKYQWVASPMAIHGVIVKTDGTTVQVNIGEKPEDPVVGVTDILVHLSAKQMEKKGSVVIEGEDLDLLVGSQPIDKKEGEKEENPVKAYVLQLLKEQYGIEEKDFVSAELEVVPAGAARDFGLDNSMIMAYGQDDRICAFTSLMGFLHSKPSAKTKVCLFVDKEEIGSVGATGMHAHFLENTVAEVINSLGAYSDLKLRRALKNSKMLSADVNAGYDPLYAEVFEKNNSAYVGKGAAISKYTGSRGKSGSNDASAEYLGSLRKTFDDANVAYQTAELGRIDAGGGGTIAYIPAAYGMDVIDIGVPILNMHAPYEVSSKADVYETTKCYKAFYEM; encoded by the coding sequence GAAAAACAGAACGGGAATGCAGCAGTAATATCTGCAGAATCGCAAAAGAAAATGGTTTTGAAAATCTGGAGGATGTGATCCGTGAAGGAAAACAGCTGAAAGCCGGAGATAAAATTTACGCAGAAAATATGAAAAAATCCGTGATCATGATGGAGATCGGAACAGATGATATCGAAAACGGTATGCTCCTGATCGGTTCCCATATCGATTCTCCGCGTCTGGATATCAAACAGAACCCGTTGTATGAAAACGGTGGTATGGCATATCTGGATACCCATTATTACGGCGGAATCAAAAAATATCAGTGGGTAGCTTCTCCGATGGCGATCCACGGTGTGATCGTAAAAACAGACGGAACGACCGTGCAGGTAAATATCGGTGAGAAACCGGAAGATCCGGTTGTCGGTGTGACCGATATTCTGGTACACCTGTCCGCAAAACAGATGGAGAAAAAAGGAAGCGTTGTTATCGAAGGCGAGGATCTGGATCTTCTGGTAGGCAGCCAGCCGATCGATAAAAAAGAAGGCGAAAAAGAGGAAAATCCGGTGAAAGCCTATGTGCTGCAGCTGTTAAAAGAACAGTACGGTATCGAGGAAAAAGATTTTGTGTCCGCAGAACTGGAAGTTGTACCGGCAGGAGCGGCAAGAGATTTCGGTCTGGACAACAGCATGATCATGGCTTACGGACAGGATGACAGAATCTGTGCCTTTACCTCTCTGATGGGATTCTTACACAGTAAACCATCCGCAAAGACAAAAGTATGCCTGTTTGTGGATAAAGAAGAGATCGGAAGCGTCGGAGCAACCGGTATGCATGCGCATTTCCTGGAAAATACCGTTGCAGAAGTGATCAACAGCCTGGGTGCATATTCAGACCTGAAACTGCGTCGTGCCCTGAAAAACTCCAAGATGCTGTCCGCAGATGTCAATGCCGGATACGATCCGCTGTATGCCGAAGTATTTGAAAAAAATAACTCCGCATATGTGGGAAAAGGTGCAGCCATCAGCAAATACACCGGTTCCAGAGGAAAGAGCGGTTCCAACGATGCCAGTGCAGAATATCTGGGAAGCCTGCGAAAAACCTTTGACGATGCCAATGTTGCATATCAGACCGCAGAACTTGGAAGAATCGATGCGGGCGGCGGCGGAACGATCGCTTACATCCCGGCAGCTTACGGTATGGATGTGATCGATATCGGTGTGCCGATCCTGAACATGCATGCGCCGTATGAGGTAAGTTCTAAGGCGGATGTATACGAGACAACCAAATGCTACAAGGCATTTTATGAGATGTAA
- the ftsH gene encoding ATP-dependent zinc metalloprotease FtsH produces MNEIKNNSPKRPVIFYYAIALIVLLALNFLLVPWMSERSVKETGYNEFLSQVSAGNVTEVEVQEQNAVIYYKVNVNGREEVCKTGTMNDPELVDRLNQANVKFGSVIPQKQSMLGTLIFSWVIPILIFVLIGNWLSKKMAKSMGGGPGSMMFGKSNAKIYVKSSTGIKFSDVAGEDEAKELLTEIVDYLHHPERYQDIGAQMPKGALLVGPPGTGKTLLAKAVAGEANVPFFSISGSEFVEMFVGMGAAKVRDLFKQANEKAPCIVFIDEIDTIGKKRDGNIGGNDEREQTLNQLLTEMDGFDGSKGVVILAATNRPDSLDPALLRPGRFDRRIPVELPDLQGREEILKVHAKKIKIADNVDFSAIAKAAAGASGAELANIVNEAALRAVRDGRRFATQADMEESIEVVIAGYQKKNRVLSEKEKLIVSYHEIGHALVAAKQTNSAPVHKITIIPRTSGALGYTMQVEDGEHYLMNKEELENKIATFTGGRAAEELIFHSITTGASNDIEQATKLARGMITRYGMSDEFDMVAMENVSNQYLGGDSSLTCSFETQTLIDKKVVELVRQQHEKALQILQDNIMKLHELAKYLYENETITGEEFMQILERQ; encoded by the coding sequence ATGAATGAAATCAAGAATAATTCGCCCAAACGACCGGTGATCTTTTATTATGCGATCGCGCTGATCGTCCTGCTGGCTCTGAACTTTCTGCTGGTGCCTTGGATGAGTGAGCGAAGTGTAAAAGAGACCGGATATAACGAGTTCTTAAGCCAGGTCAGTGCCGGTAATGTAACTGAAGTAGAGGTACAGGAACAGAATGCTGTAATTTACTATAAAGTAAATGTAAACGGCAGGGAAGAGGTCTGCAAGACAGGAACTATGAATGACCCTGAGCTGGTAGATCGGCTGAATCAGGCGAATGTAAAGTTTGGTTCTGTGATTCCGCAGAAACAGTCCATGTTGGGTACCCTGATCTTCAGCTGGGTGATCCCGATCCTGATCTTTGTTCTGATCGGTAACTGGCTGTCCAAGAAAATGGCAAAGAGCATGGGCGGAGGTCCGGGCAGTATGATGTTCGGAAAGAGCAACGCCAAGATTTATGTAAAATCATCTACCGGTATCAAGTTCTCTGATGTGGCAGGTGAGGATGAAGCGAAAGAGCTGCTGACAGAGATCGTAGATTATCTGCACCATCCGGAACGCTATCAGGATATCGGTGCACAGATGCCGAAGGGAGCGCTGCTGGTAGGTCCTCCCGGGACCGGTAAAACCCTGCTTGCAAAAGCAGTAGCCGGTGAGGCAAACGTACCGTTTTTCTCCATCTCCGGATCTGAGTTCGTGGAGATGTTCGTAGGTATGGGTGCCGCAAAAGTGCGTGACCTGTTCAAACAGGCGAACGAAAAAGCACCGTGTATCGTATTTATCGATGAGATTGATACGATCGGTAAAAAGCGTGACGGCAATATCGGCGGCAACGATGAGAGAGAGCAGACACTGAACCAGCTGCTGACCGAGATGGATGGATTTGACGGTTCGAAAGGTGTTGTCATCCTGGCAGCGACCAACCGTCCGGATTCCCTGGATCCTGCCCTCCTTCGTCCGGGACGTTTTGACCGGAGAATCCCGGTGGAACTGCCAGATCTGCAGGGAAGAGAAGAGATCCTGAAGGTTCATGCAAAGAAGATCAAGATTGCAGACAACGTAGATTTCAGCGCGATCGCGAAAGCGGCAGCAGGAGCTTCCGGTGCGGAACTTGCCAATATTGTCAATGAGGCAGCCCTCCGTGCGGTCAGAGATGGCAGAAGATTTGCCACGCAGGCAGATATGGAAGAGAGCATCGAAGTGGTTATCGCCGGTTATCAGAAGAAGAATCGCGTACTTTCCGAGAAGGAAAAACTGATCGTATCCTACCATGAGATCGGTCATGCGCTGGTAGCGGCAAAACAGACGAACTCCGCACCGGTACACAAGATCACGATTATCCCGAGGACTTCCGGAGCACTTGGTTACACGATGCAGGTGGAAGACGGCGAACATTATCTGATGAACAAAGAAGAACTGGAAAACAAGATCGCGACCTTTACCGGTGGACGTGCAGCGGAAGAACTGATCTTCCATTCGATCACGACCGGTGCTTCCAACGATATCGAGCAGGCAACCAAACTGGCAAGAGGCATGATCACACGTTACGGTATGAGCGATGAGTTCGATATGGTAGCAATGGAAAATGTCAGCAACCAGTACCTGGGCGGCGATTCTTCTCTGACCTGTTCGTTCGAGACACAGACGCTGATCGACAAAAAAGTGGTCGAACTGGTAAGACAGCAGCATGAGAAAGCACTGCAGATTCTGCAGGACAATATCATGAAACTGCATGAGCTGGCAAAATACCTGTATGAAAACGAAACCATCACCGGAGAAGAATTCATGCAGATTCTGGAAAGACAATAG
- a CDS encoding HelD family protein, with protein sequence MTDQTAYLNLVLEKLNERIVKLNLSLQEGAKEVEDMHEYYWENYTEMDQYGYEDYDNQQALLNQLNTNQQQMHLKHRFQKMLDSPFFGRVDFCYDGEDEAESFYIGIGNFAERTGQTPLVYDWRAPVSGLFYDFDRGEAWYEAPGGRMDGEIVSKWQYKIKNGKMVYAFESDVKIDDDILKAELGANGDVQLKNIVRTIQKEQNAIIRNTSDRILVIQGAAGSGKTSVALHRIAYLLYHDRKNLKSSNILILSPNGVFSDYISHILPELGEENIQEMSFDLFAYRELKDVAPDCEDRYDMIERNLVHPKERGRYWEKQSPDFLNQMEGYLMELEDSLMDIRDFTYRNYEIKASRILTLFYTRFLEIPLLSRMDAVREYVVDDYETLAGRDLNEEEQQYFYDQFMAMYETRDIYVLYSRFLESIGMRPLPRVWYEKRMLRYEDVYPVLYLKYRLVQPAKRAGVKHLVIDEMQDYTPMQYQILAMLFPCKMTILGDKAQTMDEKQQDVLKFLPGILGKKLRKIVMNKSYRNTVEIAKYAAELAGITDLELFERHGKPVVEEVFWKPEKAVEKIAEHLRVQPDGYETAAVLTMTDQEAWELAKALKERLGEDSVTYMNKDSSRFKKGITVTTFYLAKGLEFDQVFTVWGRQPEDALIRQAKYICATRALHELYMYQIASGEKQV encoded by the coding sequence ATGACAGACCAAACTGCTTACTTAAATCTGGTACTAGAAAAACTGAACGAACGAATCGTAAAGCTGAATCTGTCCCTGCAAGAAGGGGCAAAAGAAGTGGAAGATATGCACGAATATTACTGGGAAAACTATACGGAGATGGACCAGTACGGATATGAGGATTATGATAATCAGCAGGCCCTGTTGAATCAGCTGAACACAAACCAGCAGCAGATGCATCTGAAGCACCGGTTTCAGAAAATGCTGGATTCCCCTTTCTTTGGAAGAGTGGATTTTTGCTATGACGGAGAGGACGAGGCGGAAAGCTTTTATATCGGCATCGGAAACTTCGCCGAGAGAACCGGACAGACGCCTCTGGTCTACGACTGGCGGGCACCGGTCAGCGGTCTGTTTTACGATTTTGACCGGGGAGAAGCCTGGTATGAGGCGCCGGGCGGACGTATGGACGGGGAAATCGTCTCCAAATGGCAATATAAGATCAAAAACGGGAAGATGGTGTACGCTTTCGAGAGTGATGTGAAGATCGATGATGACATCCTGAAAGCGGAGCTGGGTGCGAACGGGGATGTTCAGCTGAAAAATATCGTGCGCACGATCCAGAAGGAACAGAATGCGATCATCCGCAATACGAGCGACCGGATCCTGGTGATCCAGGGAGCGGCGGGAAGCGGAAAGACTTCGGTGGCACTTCATCGGATTGCGTATCTTTTATATCATGACCGGAAAAACCTGAAATCCTCGAATATTCTGATTTTATCGCCGAATGGTGTATTTTCGGATTATATTTCACATATTTTACCGGAACTCGGGGAAGAAAATATTCAGGAGATGAGTTTTGATCTCTTTGCCTACCGGGAACTGAAAGATGTGGCGCCGGACTGCGAAGACCGGTATGATATGATTGAGCGGAATCTTGTGCATCCCAAGGAACGGGGACGGTACTGGGAAAAACAGTCTCCGGATTTCCTGAATCAGATGGAAGGATACCTGATGGAGCTGGAAGACAGCCTGATGGATATCCGGGATTTCACCTATCGAAACTATGAGATCAAAGCATCCCGGATCCTGACGCTGTTTTACACCCGTTTTCTGGAGATTCCGCTGTTATCCCGGATGGATGCGGTGCGGGAGTATGTGGTGGATGATTATGAGACACTTGCCGGACGGGATCTGAACGAGGAAGAGCAGCAGTATTTTTACGATCAGTTCATGGCGATGTATGAGACGAGAGATATCTATGTACTCTACAGCCGTTTTCTCGAATCCATCGGGATGCGTCCGCTTCCACGGGTGTGGTATGAGAAACGGATGCTGCGGTATGAGGATGTCTACCCGGTACTCTATCTGAAATACCGGCTGGTGCAGCCAGCAAAACGGGCGGGCGTCAAGCATCTGGTGATCGATGAGATGCAGGATTATACCCCGATGCAGTACCAGATCCTGGCAATGCTGTTTCCGTGTAAGATGACAATTCTCGGAGATAAGGCGCAGACGATGGATGAAAAACAGCAGGATGTGCTGAAGTTTTTACCGGGGATTCTGGGAAAGAAACTTCGAAAGATCGTGATGAACAAAAGTTACCGGAATACGGTGGAGATCGCCAAGTATGCGGCGGAACTTGCCGGAATTACCGATCTGGAGCTGTTTGAACGTCACGGAAAACCGGTCGTGGAAGAAGTGTTTTGGAAGCCGGAGAAAGCGGTGGAAAAAATCGCGGAGCACCTGCGGGTGCAGCCGGATGGCTATGAAACTGCCGCAGTGCTCACCATGACGGATCAGGAAGCCTGGGAGCTGGCAAAAGCCCTGAAAGAGCGGCTGGGAGAGGATTCGGTTACCTATATGAACAAAGACAGCTCCCGTTTCAAAAAGGGCATCACAGTGACAACGTTCTATCTCGCGAAAGGACTGGAATTTGATCAGGTATTTACCGTCTGGGGACGGCAGCCGGAGGACGCACTGATCCGGCAGGCGAAATATATCTGCGCGACGAGGGCACTGCATGAGCTGTATATGTATCAGATTGCGTCAGGAGAAAAACAGGTATAA
- a CDS encoding VanZ family protein: MKFNITPADLPHLRNINLILYGDSGIINGQLDVWELVENILIFVPFGVYAGMLVKERSWWKVILAGAGFSLILETLQYVFAIGASDITDVINNTLGAALGMLLWKGFHRIAGERSFMIAQVIATIGTVGMIGMSALLLIANA, encoded by the coding sequence ATGAAATTCAACATCACACCGGCGGATCTGCCGCATCTTCGAAATATCAATCTGATCCTTTATGGCGATTCCGGGATCATAAACGGACAATTGGATGTGTGGGAACTGGTGGAAAATATCCTGATTTTTGTACCGTTTGGTGTCTATGCCGGTATGCTGGTGAAAGAGAGATCCTGGTGGAAAGTGATCCTTGCCGGTGCGGGATTCAGCCTGATTCTCGAAACTCTGCAATATGTGTTCGCAATCGGGGCAAGTGATATCACAGACGTGATCAACAATACACTGGGGGCAGCTCTTGGTATGCTTTTGTGGAAAGGATTTCATCGGATCGCAGGAGAGAGAAGCTTTATGATCGCACAGGTCATCGCGACGATCGGAACAGTCGGCATGATCGGAATGAGTGCCCTGCTCCTGATCGCAAATGCATAG
- the galE gene encoding UDP-glucose 4-epimerase GalE: MRILVTGGAGYIGSHTCVELLNAGYDVVVVDNLYNASEKALDRVEKITGKKVVFYNADIRDKQAMNDIFDKEKVDAVIHFAGLKAVGESVVKPIEYYENNIAGTLNLCDAMRNHGVKNIIFSSSATVYGDPAFIPITEECPKGTCTNPYGWTKWMLEQILTDLHTADPEWNVILLRYFNPIGAHKSGMIGEDPKGIPNNLLPYVAQVAIGKLECLGVFGNDYDTPDGTGVRDYIHVVDLAVGHVKALKKLEEKPEVRVYNLGTGHGYSVLDVVHAFEKACGHEVKYQIKPRRAGDIAMCYCDPTKAKEELGWEAQYGIEEMCQDSWRWQSQNPDGYATEEK, translated from the coding sequence ATGAGAATCTTAGTTACAGGTGGAGCTGGTTATATCGGAAGCCATACATGCGTGGAACTGCTGAATGCAGGTTACGACGTTGTTGTAGTGGACAACCTTTATAACGCAAGTGAGAAAGCTCTGGACAGAGTAGAAAAAATCACAGGAAAGAAAGTAGTATTCTACAATGCAGACATCCGTGATAAACAGGCAATGAATGACATCTTCGACAAAGAAAAAGTAGATGCAGTGATTCATTTTGCAGGTCTGAAAGCAGTTGGAGAATCTGTAGTAAAACCAATCGAATACTATGAAAATAATATCGCAGGTACCTTGAATCTCTGCGATGCCATGAGAAATCACGGTGTAAAAAATATTATCTTCAGTTCTTCTGCAACCGTTTACGGAGATCCGGCATTTATTCCGATCACAGAAGAATGCCCGAAAGGAACCTGTACCAACCCTTATGGATGGACCAAATGGATGCTGGAACAGATCCTGACAGACCTGCACACTGCAGATCCGGAATGGAATGTTATCCTGCTTCGTTACTTCAACCCAATCGGAGCACATAAGAGTGGCATGATCGGTGAAGATCCGAAAGGAATCCCGAACAACCTGCTTCCGTATGTTGCACAGGTTGCCATCGGCAAACTGGAATGCCTGGGAGTATTCGGTAATGACTATGATACTCCGGATGGAACCGGCGTACGTGATTACATCCATGTAGTAGACCTGGCAGTAGGTCATGTAAAAGCACTGAAGAAACTGGAAGAAAAACCGGAAGTTCGTGTATACAACCTGGGAACAGGACATGGCTACAGCGTACTGGATGTGGTTCACGCATTTGAAAAAGCATGCGGTCATGAAGTAAAATACCAGATCAAACCGAGACGTGCAGGCGACATCGCTATGTGCTACTGCGATCCTACCAAAGCAAAAGAAGAGCTGGGTTGGGAAGCACAGTACGGCATCGAAGAGATGTGCCAGGATTCCTGGAGATGGCAGAGCCAGAACCCGGATGGATATGCAACTGAAGAAAAATAA
- a CDS encoding transcription repressor NadR, giving the protein MTGSERRQELLQLLSGTQTPLSGTALAKHFGVSRQVIVQDMALLRAQGHEVLSTNRGYLIQAPLRVSRIFKVFHTSEQIADELCTIVDLGGTAEDVFVHHKIYGQIQAPLHISSRRDVQIFLEELKSGKSTPLKDVTSGYHYHTVSADSNETLDLIGQELEKKGYLCQ; this is encoded by the coding sequence ATGACAGGCAGCGAACGCCGACAGGAATTATTACAACTTTTATCCGGAACGCAGACACCGCTTTCCGGGACTGCACTTGCAAAACATTTTGGCGTCAGCCGTCAGGTGATCGTGCAGGACATGGCTCTGCTTCGCGCGCAGGGACATGAAGTGCTTTCCACCAACCGCGGCTATCTGATCCAGGCACCGCTTCGTGTCTCCCGTATTTTCAAAGTTTTTCACACCAGCGAGCAGATCGCCGATGAGTTATGCACCATCGTGGATCTTGGCGGTACCGCGGAGGATGTCTTTGTCCACCATAAAATCTACGGACAGATCCAGGCACCCCTGCATATCTCTTCCCGCAGAGATGTACAGATCTTTCTGGAAGAATTAAAAAGCGGCAAATCCACCCCGTTAAAAGATGTTACCTCCGGATACCATTATCACACCGTCTCCGCAGATTCCAATGAGACACTCGATCTGATCGGGCAGGAGTTAGAAAAGAAAGGATATCTCTGCCAGTAA
- a CDS encoding HAD family hydrolase has protein sequence MYKACIFDLDGTLADTVESIANVANQILERFGAPAQPVEDYKYHAGDGGNVLMERCMKAARADMSHLEEGQRLYREIFAENPLYKVTVFDGMKETLEELKRRGVKLAVLSNKPHEATCLAVTGLFGTDTFEVIQGLEVGMKKKPDPSGALKIAKKLQVEPSECMYVGDTNTDMKTGKAAGMYTIGVLWGFRDRKELEENHADEIIGHPKALLKIQEEK, from the coding sequence ATGTATAAAGCTTGTATTTTTGATCTGGATGGAACACTGGCGGATACCGTGGAATCGATTGCAAATGTGGCAAATCAGATTCTGGAACGTTTTGGAGCGCCGGCACAGCCTGTGGAGGACTATAAATATCATGCCGGTGATGGCGGGAATGTGCTGATGGAGCGGTGCATGAAAGCTGCAAGAGCAGACATGAGTCATCTGGAAGAAGGTCAGAGACTGTACCGTGAGATCTTTGCCGAAAATCCGTTATATAAAGTCACGGTATTTGACGGAATGAAAGAGACGTTGGAAGAACTGAAACGCAGAGGCGTAAAGCTGGCAGTGCTATCTAATAAACCGCATGAGGCGACCTGTCTGGCTGTGACAGGATTGTTTGGAACAGATACCTTTGAGGTAATTCAGGGACTGGAAGTGGGGATGAAGAAAAAGCCGGACCCATCCGGAGCACTGAAAATAGCCAAAAAACTGCAGGTGGAGCCGTCGGAGTGCATGTATGTGGGAGATACGAACACAGATATGAAGACCGGAAAAGCAGCAGGGATGTATACTATCGGTGTCCTGTGGGGATTTCGGGACCGGAAGGAACTGGAAGAAAATCATGCGGATGAGATTATCGGTCACCCGAAAGCATTATTGAAGATACAGGAGGAGAAATAA